In a genomic window of Streptomyces katrae:
- a CDS encoding trypsin-like peptidase domain-containing protein translates to MPDGRTGGSARAFELLEPLVRAATVRVHAAPGGYDSAGTGPTWGSGFFIAPGWVLTCAHVVGEGGAGVRLAGREVGISFFPGGDTTATGTVAGRVECVLPERLDERRPGRRALWDLPDLALVRVLSPVTHTCVWLTERARPRLDEAAYFGCTEELGIREITGRTTRLRGLAAGGAAIRLGDDDEIEAGMSGGPVVDLARGEVVGVVKARRHAGGGGLAVSVSQLRTLPMAATGQTGLYRRVMQAHDLYHYDRHLSDLDSRRTWTDVHDLLSDGENDPYGGRGRLTPGERTTLCGLLAELPPPGSSEAVRELAEQARGEEPDTTLPAPLSWRDGLGLLHDPPGAGGEAAAMLRYATGVSVADHREPPAPGADEELWDWVRATAERLWRPLRRELAEHHERGLAERDRRRRQAAGRAAQGRTRQPQGLPAGPSVLLEAWAHGWEDVYDWRVSVLAGPARPGRITPVAAGVRATLAGLPEVLRAPLAEGFRRCDTHETAALLEVAVAPELFGLPFDEWAVSGGVPVGVQRPVVLRHADAAGSPAARARWARVQAGPLLDQRADCSRGRPRIPAPGWLQGLPDTTVPVLCRDPAAEPTLGALHSVRDAGYGVAVCRRPPADPSASCAPFHRGLREEFTEAARGAVLPQRLQALRQRAHGADPDAYWAAGLALVWEDPDRALPEDEPLQGDL, encoded by the coding sequence ATGCCGGACGGGCGCACGGGCGGATCCGCGCGCGCCTTCGAGCTCCTCGAACCCCTGGTCCGGGCCGCCACGGTACGCGTCCACGCGGCCCCCGGCGGGTATGACAGCGCTGGGACCGGACCCACCTGGGGGAGCGGCTTCTTCATCGCCCCCGGCTGGGTCCTCACGTGTGCGCACGTCGTCGGTGAAGGGGGTGCCGGGGTGCGTCTGGCGGGGCGTGAGGTCGGCATCAGCTTCTTCCCCGGAGGGGACACCACCGCCACCGGCACGGTCGCCGGGCGGGTGGAATGCGTCCTGCCCGAACGGCTGGACGAACGCCGGCCCGGGCGGCGGGCCCTGTGGGACCTGCCCGACCTCGCACTGGTCCGCGTCCTGTCACCCGTCACCCACACCTGCGTCTGGCTCACCGAACGGGCCAGACCCCGCCTCGACGAGGCCGCCTACTTCGGCTGCACCGAAGAACTCGGCATCCGCGAGATCACCGGCCGCACCACCCGGCTGCGCGGCCTCGCCGCGGGCGGCGCCGCCATCCGCCTCGGCGACGACGACGAGATCGAAGCCGGCATGTCCGGCGGCCCCGTCGTCGACCTGGCGCGCGGGGAGGTCGTCGGAGTGGTCAAGGCCCGGCGGCACGCCGGCGGCGGCGGGCTCGCCGTGTCCGTGTCCCAGCTGCGGACCCTGCCGATGGCGGCGACCGGCCAGACCGGGCTCTACCGCAGGGTCATGCAGGCCCACGACCTCTACCATTACGACCGGCACCTGAGCGACCTCGACAGCCGCCGCACCTGGACCGACGTCCACGACCTGCTCTCCGACGGCGAGAACGACCCCTACGGCGGCCGCGGACGGCTCACCCCCGGCGAGCGCACCACCCTGTGCGGGCTCCTCGCCGAACTGCCGCCGCCCGGCTCCTCGGAAGCCGTACGGGAACTCGCCGAACAGGCCAGGGGAGAGGAACCGGACACCACCCTCCCCGCCCCCCTCAGCTGGCGCGACGGCCTCGGCCTCCTCCACGACCCGCCCGGCGCGGGCGGCGAGGCCGCCGCGATGCTCCGCTACGCCACCGGCGTCAGCGTCGCCGACCACCGCGAACCGCCCGCCCCCGGCGCCGACGAGGAGCTGTGGGACTGGGTACGGGCCACCGCCGAACGCCTGTGGCGGCCGCTGCGCCGGGAACTCGCCGAACACCACGAACGGGGCCTGGCCGAACGGGACCGGCGCCGCCGGCAGGCCGCCGGACGGGCGGCGCAGGGCCGCACCCGGCAGCCCCAGGGCCTGCCCGCCGGACCCTCCGTGCTGCTGGAGGCCTGGGCGCACGGCTGGGAGGACGTCTACGACTGGCGGGTGTCGGTCCTGGCCGGCCCCGCCCGCCCCGGCCGGATCACCCCGGTCGCCGCCGGCGTACGGGCCACCCTCGCGGGCCTGCCCGAGGTACTGCGGGCCCCGCTCGCCGAAGGGTTCCGCCGCTGCGACACCCACGAGACGGCCGCGCTGCTCGAAGTGGCCGTCGCCCCCGAACTGTTCGGGCTGCCTTTCGACGAGTGGGCCGTCTCGGGCGGCGTCCCCGTCGGAGTGCAGCGGCCCGTCGTCCTGCGCCACGCCGACGCGGCCGGCAGCCCCGCCGCCCGCGCACGCTGGGCGCGGGTGCAGGCGGGGCCCCTGCTGGACCAGCGCGCCGACTGCTCGCGCGGCCGCCCCCGCATCCCCGCCCCGGGCTGGCTCCAGGGGCTGCCCGACACCACCGTGCCGGTGCTCTGCCGGGACCCCGCCGCCGAACCGACCCTGGGCGCGCTGCACTCCGTGCGGGACGCCGGCTACGGGGTCGCGGTGTGCCGGCGCCCCCCGGCCGACCCGTCGGCCTCCTGCGCGCCCTTCCACCGGGGGCTGCGCGAGGAGTTCACCGAGGCGGCCCGCGGCGCGGTCCTGCCGCAGCGCCTCCAGGCCCTGCGGCAGCGGGCCCACGGGGCGGACCCCGACGCGTACTGGGCGGCCGGGCTGGCCCTCGTGTGGGAGGACCCGGACCGTGCCCTGCCGGAGGACGAACCACTGCAGGGGGACCTTTGA
- a CDS encoding AAA family ATPase: protein MNDEWLIYRGVGEPHDGIETLPDPPPWRDFDGGPVAEPGPAAAAADGNVARRLGAHRQAAELHRPEPEELEAVNAALYLRRPLLVTGYPGTGKSTLAHAVAHELKLGRVLRWPVVSRTVLQEGLYRYDALARLQDVQIAASGAGAATAPGIGTYIRLGPLGTALLPTARPRVLLVDELDKSDIDLPNDLLNVLEEGEFTLPELERVADSQPEVQVLTDDGAKATVQGGRIRCRAFPFIILTSNGERDFPAALLRRCIQLRLGQPGEKRLATMVRAHLGEEAARLGADLIREFLSRSRSELVAADQLLNAIYLTHYASPPSREDLADLLIQRLDRPR, encoded by the coding sequence GTGAACGACGAATGGCTGATCTACCGGGGAGTCGGCGAGCCCCACGACGGGATCGAGACGCTGCCCGACCCGCCGCCCTGGCGGGACTTCGACGGCGGCCCCGTCGCCGAGCCCGGCCCGGCGGCCGCGGCCGCCGACGGGAACGTGGCACGGCGGCTCGGCGCCCACCGGCAGGCCGCCGAGCTGCACCGGCCCGAGCCCGAGGAACTGGAGGCCGTCAACGCCGCCCTCTACCTGCGCCGGCCCCTGCTGGTCACCGGCTACCCCGGCACCGGCAAGTCCACCCTCGCGCACGCCGTCGCGCACGAGCTGAAACTCGGCCGCGTGCTGCGCTGGCCCGTGGTGTCGCGGACCGTCCTCCAGGAAGGGCTCTACCGCTACGACGCCCTCGCCCGGCTCCAGGACGTACAGATCGCCGCGAGCGGGGCGGGAGCGGCGACGGCCCCCGGCATCGGCACGTACATCCGGCTCGGGCCGCTCGGCACCGCCCTGCTGCCCACCGCCCGGCCCCGCGTCCTGCTCGTCGACGAACTCGACAAGAGCGACATCGACCTGCCCAACGACCTGCTGAACGTCCTGGAGGAAGGCGAGTTCACCCTCCCCGAACTCGAACGCGTCGCCGACTCCCAGCCCGAGGTCCAGGTCCTCACCGACGACGGTGCCAAGGCCACCGTCCAGGGCGGCCGGATCCGCTGCCGGGCCTTCCCCTTCATCATCCTCACCAGCAACGGCGAACGGGACTTCCCCGCCGCCCTGCTGCGCCGCTGCATCCAGCTGAGACTCGGCCAGCCCGGCGAGAAGCGCCTCGCCACCATGGTCCGCGCCCACCTCGGGGAGGAGGCCGCCCGGCTCGGAGCCGACCTGATCCGCGAGTTCCTCAGCCGCTCCCGCTCCGAACTGGTCGCCGCCGACCAGCTCCTCAACGCCATCTACCTCACCCACTACGCCTCCCCGCCCAGCCGCGAGGACCTCGCCGACCTCCTCATCCAGCGCCTCGACCGCCCGAGGTGA
- a CDS encoding SAV_2336 N-terminal domain-related protein, which produces MPREHADPGPAGPHDAGGDPARPGPAAGPAGRAAPVDPRLRVLAGLLRGAGLDPSPEELADALWLAARTREAARAAAPGDGGSPAPQPARTPAKGGPSSGRPAGTSPPAGAEDQPSARTREDDAAEDPVALHPAGTLAPDSPPVGEVPVAAGVPVRVPGAAALPRILDIQRALRALQRHRPPGPPTRTVLDEAATAEASARALGLVLPVFRPESRREATVRLVMDASPSMAVWQDMFDELRAVCERLGAFRDVQVHYLHRLPDGTAAVGRGPAPGAGVRSGDQLRDPTGRALTMVVSDCAGPVWREGEAQRLLHRWAECAPCVVVQPLPQRLWNRSWLPTERGVLERASGGGTGPGGTGGGPGGGSGGGSGGGSGGGSGLRFRPDRPARPGRPTGGLTVPVLPPNATALGAWARLVAGLGSGPVPAEVGRVLARHPAAPVPLPRTARPPGELVRRFRSSAAPGAVQLAVYLSAAPLTLPVMRLVQRTMLPDSEPSDLAEVLLSGLLRRSGSAPGPWYEFVPGVQDVLLGPLGRDEAALVLKHCSEYVLAHFGRGVRNFPALAVSQLTGVPAGEPGELGEPGTEGADGPDGTGAEQGAAGPLPQAFAQVSAKVVRRYLPGPPEEDPEPAPAPVPPGRAPSVRAARERLRHAGADGDTRHLHDAAALLRRAAAVPAGPGDPPEEAETELAGVLLRLWAAQRDPELLDEAERAVTGLRTAGGRAALGRVLYERALVSGREGDALLAAAAREFAAAGGAAAQDAELRADCAVRRARTLIRLSELRAHTGPLHEALAVLEPLAADPPAATHPDVLLALGATLLALLTRTPSPPDRTALAERAAAALERALALLEAPPAEEPAAAPHPTPTGQPAPDSPATAGRPAAPDSPATGQPAPSDSSAPANQPAAPDSPAAGRPAGPDSPAAAGRPAPSDSPAAAGRPAPSDSPAAAGRPAAPDSPATAGRPDAPDGPPAAPTAPPRPEGSPGPGRYGGMEAPADATPPAGSRPEPAPGTGGARPAGSPEAPAPGAGTGPDPSTGRGPATPPGATAPGTVGGAGPDPAATPAKAAPTGAPTTAGTGTGPAHGPGSAESARDADAPPTAAGDPDGPRPGAPEHDGTGGSPANAAPARDGRAGASGPGSSDDAGAATPAKASRSEGYRAGEPHPDENAASAAGRLGAARPLPGAPEHDGGAGRTDGTWAGGPRPDDHHPAPGAPAPAGAASAGAVTPDGPRAGAAHRDGAGGPAGGPASAGADAADGARGGTSGRDADPASTGAATAAGEGAGASDGAGTGTSAGGASPGGARGADGVRAGVAEGDGGAAGRGGRAADGARVGAAASGGAGVAGGSGPGP; this is translated from the coding sequence GTGCCCCGAGAGCACGCGGACCCCGGGCCCGCCGGCCCGCACGACGCCGGCGGTGACCCCGCCCGCCCCGGACCGGCGGCGGGGCCTGCGGGGCGCGCGGCCCCCGTCGACCCCCGACTGCGCGTCCTGGCCGGGCTGCTTCGGGGCGCCGGACTCGACCCGTCCCCCGAGGAGCTCGCCGACGCCCTGTGGCTGGCCGCCCGGACCCGTGAGGCGGCCCGCGCGGCCGCGCCCGGCGACGGCGGGAGCCCGGCGCCGCAGCCCGCCCGGACCCCGGCGAAGGGCGGGCCGTCCTCCGGGCGCCCCGCCGGCACGAGCCCCCCGGCCGGCGCCGAGGACCAGCCGTCCGCCCGCACCCGGGAGGACGACGCGGCCGAAGACCCCGTCGCACTCCACCCCGCCGGAACCCTCGCCCCCGACTCCCCGCCCGTCGGCGAGGTCCCCGTCGCCGCCGGGGTCCCCGTACGGGTGCCCGGGGCGGCCGCCCTGCCCCGGATCCTCGACATCCAGCGGGCCCTGCGCGCCCTCCAGCGCCACCGGCCGCCCGGCCCGCCCACCCGCACCGTCCTCGACGAGGCCGCCACCGCCGAGGCCAGCGCCCGCGCCCTCGGACTGGTCCTGCCCGTCTTCCGGCCCGAGAGCCGTCGCGAGGCGACCGTACGGCTGGTGATGGACGCCTCCCCGTCCATGGCGGTGTGGCAGGACATGTTCGACGAACTGCGGGCGGTGTGCGAGCGGCTGGGCGCCTTCCGGGACGTCCAGGTCCACTACCTGCACCGGCTCCCCGACGGCACCGCGGCCGTCGGACGCGGCCCCGCGCCCGGCGCCGGGGTGCGCTCCGGCGACCAGCTGCGCGATCCCACCGGGCGGGCGCTGACCATGGTCGTCTCCGACTGCGCCGGGCCGGTCTGGCGGGAGGGCGAGGCGCAGCGGCTGCTGCACCGCTGGGCCGAGTGCGCCCCCTGCGTGGTGGTCCAGCCCCTGCCGCAGCGGCTGTGGAACCGCAGCTGGCTGCCGACCGAGCGCGGGGTGCTGGAACGGGCGTCGGGCGGCGGTACCGGGCCGGGCGGCACGGGCGGCGGGCCCGGCGGCGGGTCCGGCGGCGGGTCCGGCGGGGGGTCCGGGGGCGGGTCCGGGCTGAGGTTCCGGCCGGACCGGCCCGCCCGGCCCGGACGGCCCACCGGCGGGCTCACCGTGCCCGTGCTCCCGCCGAACGCGACCGCCCTCGGTGCCTGGGCCCGGCTCGTGGCGGGCCTCGGCTCGGGACCCGTCCCGGCCGAGGTGGGCCGGGTCCTGGCCCGCCACCCCGCCGCCCCCGTACCGCTGCCCCGGACCGCCCGGCCCCCGGGCGAGCTGGTGCGCCGCTTCCGCTCCTCCGCCGCGCCCGGGGCCGTGCAGCTCGCCGTGTACCTGTCGGCGGCGCCGCTGACCCTGCCCGTGATGCGGCTGGTGCAGCGGACGATGCTGCCCGACTCCGAGCCGTCCGACCTCGCCGAGGTGCTGCTCAGCGGGCTGCTGCGGCGCTCCGGCAGCGCACCCGGGCCGTGGTACGAGTTCGTGCCCGGGGTGCAGGACGTGCTGCTGGGGCCGCTGGGGCGGGACGAGGCCGCGCTGGTCCTCAAGCACTGCTCGGAGTACGTGCTGGCGCACTTCGGCCGGGGCGTGCGCAACTTCCCCGCCCTCGCCGTCTCCCAGCTGACCGGGGTCCCGGCGGGGGAGCCGGGAGAGCTCGGGGAGCCCGGGACGGAGGGGGCGGACGGGCCGGACGGGACCGGCGCGGAGCAGGGGGCGGCGGGGCCGCTGCCGCAGGCCTTCGCGCAGGTCTCCGCGAAGGTCGTACGCCGCTACCTGCCCGGGCCCCCGGAGGAGGACCCGGAGCCGGCGCCCGCGCCCGTACCGCCGGGCCGGGCCCCCTCGGTACGGGCGGCCCGCGAACGCCTCCGGCACGCCGGAGCCGACGGCGACACCCGCCACCTCCACGACGCCGCCGCCCTGCTGCGGCGGGCCGCGGCGGTCCCGGCCGGGCCCGGGGACCCGCCCGAGGAGGCCGAGACGGAGCTGGCCGGGGTGCTGCTGCGGCTGTGGGCGGCCCAGCGGGACCCGGAGCTCCTCGACGAGGCCGAACGGGCCGTGACCGGGCTGCGGACCGCCGGGGGCCGGGCGGCACTGGGCCGGGTGCTGTACGAGCGGGCCCTCGTGTCGGGCCGCGAGGGGGACGCGTTGCTGGCCGCCGCCGCCCGGGAGTTCGCCGCAGCCGGGGGCGCCGCCGCGCAGGACGCGGAGCTGCGGGCGGACTGCGCCGTGCGCCGGGCCCGCACCCTGATCCGGCTGAGCGAACTCCGCGCGCACACGGGTCCGCTGCACGAGGCCCTGGCCGTCCTGGAACCCCTCGCCGCCGACCCGCCGGCCGCCACCCACCCGGACGTCCTGCTGGCCCTGGGCGCGACCCTGCTGGCCCTTCTGACCCGCACCCCGTCCCCGCCGGACCGCACGGCCCTGGCGGAACGCGCGGCGGCGGCCCTGGAAAGGGCCCTGGCCCTGCTGGAGGCGCCCCCGGCGGAGGAACCGGCAGCAGCACCCCACCCGACCCCGACGGGCCAGCCCGCACCGGACAGCCCGGCGACGGCGGGTCGGCCCGCAGCACCGGACAGCCCGGCCACAGGTCAGCCCGCGCCATCGGACAGCTCAGCCCCGGCAAATCAGCCCGCAGCACCGGATAGCCCGGCGGCGGGTCGGCCCGCAGGACCGGACAGCCCGGCGGCGGCGGGTCGGCCCGCGCCATCGGATAGCCCGGCGGCGGCGGGTCGGCCCGCGCCATCGGATAGCCCGGCGGCGGCGGGTCGGCCCGCAGCACCGGACAGCCCGGCCACGGCGGGTCGGCCCGATGCACCGGACGGGCCGCCCGCGGCACCGACCGCCCCGCCCCGCCCCGAGGGGTCGCCCGGCCCCGGCCGGTACGGCGGCATGGAGGCTCCCGCCGACGCCACCCCGCCCGCCGGGAGCCGCCCGGAGCCGGCGCCCGGCACCGGCGGCGCTCGTCCCGCGGGGTCCCCCGAGGCGCCCGCTCCCGGCGCCGGCACCGGACCGGACCCCTCGACCGGCAGGGGCCCCGCCACCCCGCCCGGCGCGACAGCCCCCGGCACGGTCGGCGGCGCGGGGCCGGATCCGGCGGCCACCCCTGCGAAGGCTGCCCCCACCGGCGCCCCCACGACGGCCGGAACGGGCACCGGACCCGCCCACGGACCCGGATCAGCGGAGTCCGCCCGCGACGCGGACGCCCCTCCGACGGCAGCCGGGGATCCCGACGGACCCCGGCCCGGGGCGCCCGAGCACGACGGGACCGGGGGTTCGCCCGCGAACGCCGCCCCGGCGCGGGACGGACGGGCCGGGGCGAGCGGGCCCGGATCATCAGACGATGCTGGCGCCGCCACCCCCGCGAAGGCAAGCAGGAGCGAGGGATACCGGGCCGGGGAACCCCACCCTGACGAGAACGCCGCCTCGGCCGCCGGCCGGCTCGGAGCCGCCCGACCCCTGCCGGGGGCGCCCGAGCACGACGGGGGCGCCGGGCGCACCGACGGGACCTGGGCCGGGGGGCCGCGCCCTGACGACCACCACCCCGCGCCGGGGGCCCCCGCCCCGGCGGGCGCAGCCTCGGCCGGGGCCGTGACGCCGGACGGGCCCCGGGCCGGAGCGGCCCACCGGGACGGGGCCGGTGGTCCGGCGGGGGGTCCCGCCTCCGCCGGGGCGGACGCGGCGGACGGGGCCCGGGGCGGGACGTCCGGCCGTGACGCGGACCCCGCCTCCACCGGGGCCGCCACGGCCGCCGGTGAGGGGGCGGGAGCTTCCGACGGGGCCGGGACGGGCACCTCGGCCGGGGGCGCCTCCCCGGGCGGCGCCCGGGGGGCCGATGGGGTGCGGGCCGGGGTAGCCGAGGGCGACGGGGGTGCCGCCGGGAGAGGCGGTCGGGCGGCCGATGGGGCGCGGGTCGGGGCGGCCGCGTCGGGCGGTGCCGGGGTGGCCGGGGGATCGGGGCCCGGGCCGTGA
- the sodX gene encoding nickel-type superoxide dismutase maturation protease yields MAESGRARVRIGITEVVGPSMVPTLLPGDRMVVRYGALVRPGDVVVFRHPLQQDLLVVKRAAERRPGGWWVLGDNPFNETGDSTDYGAVPDELVLATAVLRLRPRAAHQSSLRARLSWAVSAVRPLRADSSASRRLRAR; encoded by the coding sequence ATGGCGGAGAGCGGGCGGGCGCGGGTGCGCATCGGGATCACTGAGGTGGTGGGGCCGTCGATGGTGCCGACGCTGCTGCCGGGGGACCGGATGGTGGTGCGGTACGGGGCGCTGGTCCGGCCGGGTGACGTGGTGGTGTTCCGGCATCCGCTGCAGCAGGACCTGCTGGTGGTGAAGCGGGCGGCGGAGCGGCGGCCGGGCGGCTGGTGGGTGCTCGGGGACAACCCGTTCAACGAGACGGGGGACAGCACCGACTACGGCGCCGTCCCCGACGAGCTGGTGCTGGCGACGGCCGTGCTGCGGCTGCGGCCCCGCGCGGCGCATCAGAGTTCGCTGAGGGCCCGGCTGTCCTGGGCGGTGTCGGCGGTGCGGCCGCTGCGTGCGGACTCCTCGGCCTCCAGGCGTTTGCGGGCGCGGTAG
- a CDS encoding DUF6104 family protein, giving the protein MYFTDRGIEELEKRRGEEEVTFEWLAEQLRTFVDLNPDFEVPVERLATWLARLDDDEDEDE; this is encoded by the coding sequence TTGTACTTCACCGATCGCGGCATCGAGGAGCTGGAGAAGCGGCGCGGCGAGGAGGAGGTCACCTTCGAGTGGCTCGCCGAGCAGCTCCGCACCTTCGTGGACCTCAACCCTGACTTCGAGGTCCCGGTCGAGCGCCTGGCCACCTGGCTGGCCCGGCTGGACGACGACGAGGACGAGGACGAGTAG
- the sodN gene encoding superoxide dismutase, Ni, with protein MLSRFFAPKVKVSAHCDLPCGVYDPAQARIEAESVKAVQEKYQANEDADFRARAITIKEQRAELAKHHVSVLWSDYFKPPHFEKYPQLHTLVNDTLKALSAAKASNDPATGAKALELIAEIDRIFWETKAA; from the coding sequence ATGCTTTCCCGCTTCTTCGCCCCCAAGGTGAAGGTCTCCGCCCACTGCGACCTGCCCTGCGGCGTGTACGACCCGGCCCAGGCCCGTATCGAGGCCGAGTCCGTCAAGGCCGTCCAGGAGAAGTACCAGGCCAACGAGGACGCGGACTTCCGCGCGCGTGCCATCACCATCAAGGAGCAGCGCGCCGAGCTCGCGAAGCACCACGTCTCGGTGCTGTGGAGCGACTACTTCAAGCCCCCGCACTTCGAGAAGTACCCCCAGCTGCACACCCTGGTCAACGACACCCTGAAGGCCCTCTCGGCCGCCAAGGCGTCCAACGACCCGGCGACCGGCGCCAAGGCCCTCGAGCTCATCGCCGAGATCGACCGCATCTTCTGGGAGACGAAGGCCGCCTGA
- the fxsA gene encoding FxSxx-COOH cyclophane-containing RiPP peptide — protein MVTGRQEVAAPPEPRPCAGQLPDLSGLDLTALRGIAHPVLAEVIEGLVERVTHPAEILNAFDSGVA, from the coding sequence ATGGTGACCGGACGTCAGGAAGTGGCCGCGCCCCCCGAACCCCGCCCCTGCGCCGGGCAGCTCCCCGACCTCTCCGGGCTCGACCTGACCGCCCTGCGCGGCATCGCCCACCCCGTGCTCGCCGAGGTCATCGAGGGGCTCGTGGAACGGGTGACCCACCCGGCCGAGATCCTCAACGCCTTCGACTCCGGCGTCGCCTGA